A genomic region of Elaeis guineensis isolate ETL-2024a chromosome 9, EG11, whole genome shotgun sequence contains the following coding sequences:
- the LOC105051469 gene encoding uncharacterized protein, producing MGLNVSKRVEKSLRSSPEFDAACESVYDRCLADAQHAFPGVRPYQLASAVTRLHATLSASLPLVRRWVPSPPGQAQVDAALRRVDPEAEALGLAEFRAFAVELFKDAILAGAGSAVLRRVPIGVAGIAGVGMVTHAGAEVVGRVMGVYAAGVVAAVFLSLS from the coding sequence ATGGGGCTCAATGTATCGAAGCGAGTGGAGAAATCCCTCCGATCCTCGCCGGAGTTCGACGCCGCCTGCGAGTCCGTCTACGACCGCTGCCTCGCCGACGCCCAGCACGCCTTCCCCGGCGTCCGCCCCTACCAGCTCGCCAGCGCGGTCACCCGCCTCCACGCTACCCTCTCCGCTTCCCTTCCCCTTGTCCGGCGATGGGTCCCCTCGCCCCCGGGGCAGGCCCAGGTCGACGCGGCGCTCCGGCGGGTCGACCCGGAAGCGGAGGCCCTGGGCCTGGCGGAGTTCCGGGCCTTCGCGGTGGAGCTCTTCAAGGACGCCATCCTCGCCGGCGCCGGGTCGGCGGTCCTCCGGCGGGTCCCTATCGGAGTCGCGGGGATCGCTGGCGTCGGGATGGTGACGCACGCGGGGGCGGAGGTCGTCGGGAGGGTGATGGGAGTTTACGCTGCCGGAGTCGTCGCCGCTGTTTTTCTCAGCTTGTCCTGA